TCTTAAAAGGATCTTTTGACTCATTAAATTATTATCTCTATATAGGCCCCAGACTCTGTAGTTGTGTGGACTCTTATTGACTCTTATTCTgtctttaacttttaaataatCCTCTATGAAAACTGGAAATATTCTGATTAATTAAGAATACTTTGAGGAAAAGTGTATGTATATTATTCATGTATCATAAAACTTGAATCTTTCCTAGGTTTTGAGCACTCTCAAAACTGAAAAGTTCTTAGAAGTTCAGAATATAATTTAGAAAAGGACAGTCTGTCGTTCTTTTGTTATGTGTGAAAGATTATAAATGCTGAAGAATTCATTTGATTCCCTTTCTGCCTATTCACTGAAAAAGTTTTAATGCCAATCTGACTAATTTACGTATTTGTAACTTCATTGTAATCATACAATGGATTAGGAAAAGGACATCAAATTCATATTCCTTTTGTAGAAACAATAGTACATCTTTATCACTTATGGATAGTGATTGTAAAAACATCATTATTATAATCACAAAAGTAAGGCTGCCCTTCATTATTTGTATAGTTTAACTGTTATCTATAGGAATAATATTTTTTTGCAGGCTAGTTGGTAGAGGATTCATTTGGGAAACAAAGATGTGGAGCCTTTTTTCCATGTCCTTTGACCTTTATCCTTTGACAACTGAACTGACAGTTAAGTTAGAATATTCCTCAACACACTCACActcaaataaatggaattttgtgtggggtggggaggagtgtgGTTTCAAGTTTTCTGGTTATCCAGAGAACAGATCTGAGAAAATTCTACGATGCTCTAGCACACATgtttaaagcaaaggaaaaaagtatcTGATTGTTCAGAAGTTTATCATTTGTTTAGTATTTTGAGTTTAttgaaatatatcttttttttacattatcaCAAATATTATCCTAGATCAAGTTTTAGCTTCTTTTTTAGCCTAATTTTAAAACTCTGGAAAGTAGTATTTAAAATTGGTCTCATAAACCAGTTTTTCCCTCTTAAATTACACTTTAAAAGTATATCTGATATATGTGAAGCTTTTTCTTTGGTGAGGAAATCTGGTTTTGTTTGGATTGTTAACTTTTAGTTGCAAGATATTTTTTTACAAGAATATACAGATCTATTACCTGCACCTATAAAATTAAATGtgcatttattttccaattttaggGCACTAAATACAAAGAACTACAAGACTGCTTCAGTACAGTCCTACTAGCATCTGGAAGACAAATAACCTTACAGGTCCTGACTTCCAAAAATTCACTATCAAGTGctcattatttgaaaaaatatataagatgTGTGGAACAAATAGctcaaacatttaaaagaaatttaaggcTGTGACTaatgcttttccttcttttcatacTATTACATCAATAAATGATTAGTATTTGTTAATAATTGCTATGTTTCTTGATCTGTGTTTCTGAGGAGATGTTTAGGGATGCTTGAAACTGTTATAAAATCTCAAAGTGTACTCTTTGACTTGACATATTTTGctcttaacattaaaaatattgccGAGTTGGAGGGTAGGGATGAAAATGGGGACTGGAGGGGTAGAACGTGCACAATgaatgcttatttttttattaagtggtatcgtttttgtttttttttttaagattaatttttattggagtatagttgctttacagtaaaTTCTTAATTTGCTGTTCCTTCTTGGAGGTATTTGGAGGTTGAGTTGACAGCTATCCAAGTGTCTCAGTCCATTAACGCATTCTTAACATCAGGGAAGTACTGATCCAGTCTTATTTAATAGATTCTCGTATACATGCGTTGTATGGTGAGGCAGATATCTCAGTTAATGTGGTATGGTGCCTTCTATTTATAGTCTGTGTAAAGCATCAGATCTGCCAATGGCAGCCCCAGGCTGAGCAGGGTTGGTGGCGGTGTGGGGTGTGTTGGGGGGATGGAAGAGTGGGGAATGCACTTTCAGTTCAGTATCTTATAAAAAATGGCCAGGTTTCAAGATGGATGAAGTTGGTCCTTGACGTTCTCTCATTCTCCCCTGTAGCTGCCTCTCTAGATCTTATCCTCTTCCTTCCCATGTTACCTCTTCACTGGCcctatcacttaaaaaaatctgttaacaGATATGACTTAAATACATTCCCATAATTCATTGTGAGATATCTCTCAATAGTTCTCATTCAGTCAGGGTGGGGTAGTGGTGGTATTTTAAAAGGGAAGTTTACAGTATCTGTTAatgaaactgtggtgttggagaagactcttgagagttccttgtgctGCAAGGAGGccaaagtcaatcctaaaggaaatcagtcctgaatattcattggaaggactgatgctggagccaaagccccaatactttagccacctgatatgaagaactgactcatttaaaaacaccctgatgctgggcaagattgaaggcaggaggagaggggagaagacaggatgagatggttggatggcatcactgacttgatgaacgtgagtttgagttaagctccaggagttggtgatgggcagggaagcctggcgttccgcagttcatggggtcacaaagagtcagacacgactgagcggctgaactgaactgattagtatAATGTGTTGGGGGAGTTATTTTTGACTCATGGTTTTTTTCTTAGTGCTTGTCCCTCTGCCATTCTAAGCCTCCCAGAGCTGAAAATCAGAATGTGTAGAGGCTTCAGTGCTCTGCTTCTAGACCCAATTTTTTCCAATGATGGAGAAGCCAGGTCAATCCAAACAACACATGTGACTTTTGAAGGGATTCAGAGGGCGCAGAGAAGTTTTCCTGTTGTCAAacgtatatttttatttcatgcctcatcactgtttactttttttccaaaagaataaatttttaaagaagactgaaaaagttTTCTAAAGGAATacttaagatttttatttcttatccaAAGGACAGTGTGGAGTGAACATCCCAAAGACAGTATCAGGGGTATCATGAGCCTCAAAGGGGAATACGTTTGTCTCAGAGTAGCTGAGGTTTTTCCAGGTggacataaatgaataaaaattcatttagttACATAGTGATAAATGTCACCAAACAAGTCAAGGCTGGGGCGTTTGCACCTCTCTGCATTCGACGGTGGCTCCAGAGCTTCTAAGGTAGGCTAGAGACTACTCTGCACCCACCCTAATGAAAGTCTAAAAAACCAGGCTCAAGAGGATCTGACTGAAAGAGAAGCAAGCACAACCAGGTCCAACCATCTGTAAAGGAAGACACCAAATTCAGATGCTCAACAATGTAAAATTCACAAAAATCCGggtttcgctggtggctcagtggtgaagaatccacctggcaatacaGGGACACAGTTTCGCgctctgatccgggaagatctcacatgccatggagcttCTAAGCCTGTGTACATCACAGCTACTGaggctgtgccctagagcccgcgaGCAGCAACTGCTGAAACCTACATGCTGGAGTTGCCTgcgcaccgcagctagagaaaagcaacaaagacccagcacggccaaaaatacacaagtaaatacaatttttattttttttttaaatccatcttccagtttaaaacaaaaagcagCTACTAGACATGCCAGGAAGCAGGAAAATGTGACCCACAACTGGGAGAAAAATCAGTCAATAGAAATAAACCCCATAATGGTAGAGAGGATGGAATTAgcaaataaagacattaaaatggCTATTTGACCTGTTATTGTATTTAAAGGAAAAGCTCAGAGTTTTCTCTTGTAATAACCCCTGTGTGACTTTTTTCACATTCCCTGTAGGAACTGGGAGAACCCATGGGAAAGGGCTGTTCCTCTTGCCTACTACTGTTGCTGTGAGCAACCAGCTCCTGTGTCTCTGACCCAGGATTCTTACGTCTCCCACTGGAACCCATGACACTGGAACCCACTAACACATTAGCTTACAAACTGGATCAAGTCTCAAGGTGTTACCTAATTCcaatttctaattaaaaactaGCCCAATGAATTATAAGGTAATCGTGATCAGATGTGGAGgtcaatttaaaacttttttgttgaAAAAAGTACCCGGATGAaagattttgaaatgttttcagaaatttatttacatatctTGGATGGAAGCAGTTGATACAGTTTATTCGGAGTTCctgggagaaaaaagagaagaatttttgaaaaaaatgggaCTGCTATGTGTACCgtggaaaaataagaattaaaaaaaatttcctgctTGCTACCAAAGTTGCTTTAGCCATATACAATATATAGaagtactataaataaaataacacatcTCATCAAAGGACCAAAATCTCTAAGAAATCCCACTATGTAATGAATTGGATACAAATCTTACAAAAATAATGTTCACCTTCTTATTACTGTCCTCTGGCTAAACCTGATAGACAAAGGAAATCTTAAACACATTTCTGTCAATCCACCAAGATATACATACCTTTCAAACCCAGGGCTAAAGGCCTATTCCCAGGACTAGAGGTGTCTTCATAAATATCATAGATGTCAAAATGGAATTTATCTTTCCTTGAAACGTGACCCATTTTTGAGAGATCAATATGGTGACTACAGATTTTTTCACTTAGATTTGAATATTCTCTTTGAAGATTCCGCATCTCAAATTCCAAGGTGTCCCTTTCATTCTCTATACTCCTTACATAGTTTTCTAAGAGTATTTTGTCTTCCTCAAGTCTACAGAtgctattttcaaattttatagtttcttgactatttttttttagttcttcttttagAAGCTGATTATCGGTCTTAATTTCCTTTACCATTTTTGATAACAGTTCACATTCATTGCCCATTTCTGACAAACTATTCTTATAAATACTTGCTTCTgactttgcattttttatttcctgcAGAAAATTCTCTTCCGCGGTAGATTGGTACGTTTGAATGTCCTCAATTTCTCTTGCCATCATCTCTCTCGCCGCAGTAGATTCTTGTAAGGTTGTTTCAAGATTAAGCTTTTCATTTTTAACCGTTTCTACTATCTGAAGAAGTGTCTCTTGTTCGATTTTTGccaatctttctttctcttttagctGTGCTGTCTCTAGATGGTTTTCTTTCAGTTCATTTTCCAGtgcacctttttcctttagaagcagatgtgtttttttctctaacatttctttttcctcttgtatcaatagaatatttgttttcattgattCCATTTCTATGCTCAATCGTTTGTTTTCATTATTGACAATGGCCATATCACTTTGAGTTTTGTGTTCCTTACTTTTTAGTTGATCTAATGTTTCTATTATTTGTTGATTCTCCAAAGAAAGTTGACTGTTTTTTTCCTCGAGGGTTTTATTTTGTCCTTGGAGAACATTATAGTTACTAactatttttttcaattctttaagACACTCTTTGCCATCTTCTTCTGTTTTAGTTAACTTGGACTGGAGAGTATTCTTTTCTTCAACCAGTGTCTTAAGTTGCTTTTCATACATTTCAATTTTCTGTATCAAAGATTGTGTGGTAAAGACAAGaggtttaatttttgttttaagggTTAGGTTTTCATTCTCTAGTTTCATTACTTTTTTCTGTATTTGCATAGATTCTTTCAAGTAATTCTGTAAGTACTGAATTTTTGCTACACATTGCTCAGTAACAGAATTGACTTTggatgttttctcattttcaactATTATTGATCCTTGTTTTACTGTAAAtggttgtttttctttgtctttcatttcatattttgttGGGTCAAAGAATGCCAGTGTATGTCTCGGGACTCTGGAATGGAGTTTTAAATCTGCAACATTCTTGTCAGTGATAGgaatttctttattgtttttctcattcctttttccCCTGTGTATTTCACTCCTAGATAATTTTTTACATTTCCTACAAAAATTCACATGGAATTTTGACACTGTTTCCCTAAGTGGGAGCAATTTGTTTACTAATGCCTCTAATTCCAAAATTCTCTTTGATTTTATATCTTCACTTAAGTTACtttcaatattttcttccttaataaagttgtttttttccttgtgaatGGGGGGCAGGTCATAATTCCCGTGCCTTGGAACAGCTTTTAAAGTCTGCAGTTCGTTTGTAAGTGCCAGTTCCCTATTATGTGACTTTTGAAGCTCTTCCTTCATTTGTTTGATGGAATGGCAAATATCATCTAAATTTTCACAAAATCCAGTCTTGAGAAGAGGCATTGTCATTTTGGACTTATCCAGAATTAGCGTCTCAGCTTGAGACATCCCATTTTGAGGTGCATTAGgtagaaaattataaaagttaTTATAATTCTTCAACCTGTCAGAATTTTCTGAAGCTGAATTATCTGTCGAAGTTCTCTGAGTTAGTATGTCCTTGAAATGTATCTGGCATGGAACATCTATACTTTGAGGAAGACTGTCAATACTATCACTACTGAATTTTTCTTCTGCTGAATGAAGAGTCCTGGAATCCTCAAAATGATGAATTTTCTCCGTAGAAAGGGTTTCTTCTTGATTCTCTATAggctagtaaaaataaaaatcacactaTAAATGTACTATCATTTGCTACATGACCAACAAATTAAGACAATATTTTGGGGAGAATATATTTTTACAACCAGAATGAACATTTTATCCATTTCTGCAGCAGAGAAGCCTAACAAGTATGATTCATTTTCTGCAGGAAAATCTACCTTTATTTTGAGGTCTGTAACTCTGGTCTTCACAGTTTGCTTAGAAATTATACTTATTTCCTTAAGTAGTGAGATAGCAGGGCCAACCCCTCAATTTCAGAAATAGaaatccagcatttctcaagagaCCATCATACATTGATGGGGAAGAGAGAAGCCATAGTTCAAAGGgaagtttaaagaaaatgaaaattttcattctttctgtatgTCAACCTTAGCTTGTCTTCCTAGTTTCAAGTGTATCTAGGACTGTGACTGTTCTGGAAATGTGAGTTCTAATAAGTGGAGACACAGTGACTCTGGTTTGGACCTGTTCTAGAGAATTCACTCTAGGTCTAAGTCAATGCTAAAAGTAGGAGAACTCATAAGTGGACAGAAAGGCTATAAAAGCTGCCTTGCATTTCAGTTTACTTGGGAATCTTTAGATATCTGGACTAAGTCAAATGCCCCTCATATGTTCTtctaagagaaacaagaaaattgtaGAAGTATGGAGGAGGTAAACATACATCTTTTAGGGTTTTCAGGACAGGAGTTTCCTTATTTTCACCTCTGACAATCCAGTCACCCTGTGAAGATGGGGAGAATGTAAAGATGAAGATCAAAGGTTGTAACATTTCTGAAGTACCTAAATGTAGAAATGATTTTATGTTGAAGAACATACCAAAGCCATTTCATTGTGTGCGCTGAATACTAGATTTTTTTCTGGGTTAAATTGTGGGTTTTCTACTTCAATAATACTTTTGTTCAATATTTCACTGATTTCAGACTGTACCTTTAAAAGACAAATTAAGAATGTCAGACCTTGATTTATAAACTTATGAATGTACAAGAATAATAGATATAATTAAAAGATATCTTTAAATTTCCTACACATAAAAATTATTGGCCATCATATAAGATATAAATTAAACTTATTGTAATCTCTATCATTGAAGGAATCTTTAAGAAAGATATGCCTTTACTATGTGATTATAAAATCAGAAAGACTTAACTGAGGAAAGTAAAATCTTCTGAATTAAAATAACTTTAGATGTTTGATTTTTACATCGTTGAATAAATCCGAGATCCTTGACTCTGTCATCAGAATGGAACCTGTTGTGTCAGCCTCAAGAGGATTTTATCTTCTCTTCGTTTCCCCACACTTGCTTCTAGTACAGGAATATCAGGATGAGGTTTATACAGGGCCTCTAGTTGTATGTGTTGTGATCTGTACCCCCAGCATCCACACCCTATCCTGTCAACACTACCCCTTGTTTCTTCTGGATAAAGTCCCTGTGCCTTTCATGGTGGTAGAGAGCCCACCTCCAGCTCCAAGGGGTGAGCATGTGACCAGTCAGAGTGTTGCCTCCCTCTGAACAGGGACTGCTTTCAAGAATGCATGTGGGGCCATCAGAATCGGGACAAACTGCtaagagagaaaagcagagtcTCTTCTCTAACTGGAGTCTGGAAAGATAAAGGCCAGAACTTTTAGCAACCCTTTTGCTACCACCTGGAGTCTGAGAATCCGATACTGTCAAAAGCAGAACCATGATAAGGAGTGAGGCTGGTTCTCCGATGATGTAGTCCTGGTCATACGGATAAAGCCATCCCCAGGTGCACTATCCCTGGGGTTTTCATTACCAGAGCTGACAAAGGGCACTTTCTCCTCACTTTGAGTTAGATTTTCTATCACTTATGATGAGAGTCCCTATTTGTAGACTGTATACAGGTAGCAGtttaaacatacatttaaaaaaaaaaatacaggtataACAATGTAGTTTCCTGCAAATTTGGGATCTAGAATAGATTGCAGCtctattttattacatttagTTTCAAGTGATCAATTGGCTAGGGGTTGTCAGCTTAGACATGTATGATGGTGTCTTCAGTTTGGATATTTTCTatgtaaattaaaagaaacataCCATGCTAACATTTTGCAGAGTCTGTATTCGGAGAGCCTGAAATGATTCCAGTTGTTGCTGAAGGGCCTAAAACAAAGTTATACAGGGATGCAATTGAACATCTGTAGGTGAACATACACTTTGTTATGggattccctagtggcccagacggtaaagaatctgcgtgcaatgcaggagacctgggtcaggaagatcccctgggaaagggctccggtattcttgcctggggcatcccatgaacagaagaaactgtcaggctgtacagtccatggggtcgcacagagtcagacacgactgaagtgacttagcacgcatgaatTCACACTttgttagaattaaaaaaaatatgtcccCCAAAGTTGCCTATTACAGGGATCATGTGGAGGGTCAGGTGGCTGGCTTACATTCTTAATCATTCTTGCTCACTCTCAAGTATTCTGAGAAAGATCAGACTTTACACAGgttttctgagaaaataaaatcaaatatactcACTTTCAATGCTGATTGTGGTTGGATTTGATTTTCTGATTCTGATACACAGCCGTGTTCtaaa
This portion of the Muntiacus reevesi chromosome 10, mMunRee1.1, whole genome shotgun sequence genome encodes:
- the CCDC110 gene encoding coiled-coil domain-containing protein 110, which gives rise to MSPEKRPEEEDEVDCVLLSASKILNSSEGVKENGSSETEHGCVSESENQIQPQSALKALQQQLESFQALRIQTLQNVSMVQSEISEILNKSIIEVENPQFNPEKNLVFSAHNEMALPIENQEETLSTEKIHHFEDSRTLHSAEEKFSSDSIDSLPQSIDVPCQIHFKDILTQRTSTDNSASENSDRLKNYNNFYNFLPNAPQNGMSQAETLILDKSKMTMPLLKTGFCENLDDICHSIKQMKEELQKSHNRELALTNELQTLKAVPRHGNYDLPPIHKEKNNFIKEENIESNLSEDIKSKRILELEALVNKLLPLRETVSKFHVNFCRKCKKLSRSEIHRGKRNEKNNKEIPITDKNVADLKLHSRVPRHTLAFFDPTKYEMKDKEKQPFTVKQGSIIVENEKTSKVNSVTEQCVAKIQYLQNYLKESMQIQKKVMKLENENLTLKTKIKPLVFTTQSLIQKIEMYEKQLKTLVEEKNTLQSKLTKTEEDGKECLKELKKIVSNYNVLQGQNKTLEEKNSQLSLENQQIIETLDQLKSKEHKTQSDMAIVNNENKRLSIEMESMKTNILLIQEEKEMLEKKTHLLLKEKGALENELKENHLETAQLKEKERLAKIEQETLLQIVETVKNEKLNLETTLQESTAAREMMAREIEDIQTYQSTAEENFLQEIKNAKSEASIYKNSLSEMGNECELLSKMVKEIKTDNQLLKEELKKNSQETIKFENSICRLEEDKILLENYVRSIENERDTLEFEMRNLQREYSNLSEKICSHHIDLSKMGHVSRKDKFHFDIYDIYEDTSSPGNRPLALGLKAAVRRQLQHVGFSSCCSRALGHSLSSCDVHRLRSSMACEIFPDQSAKLCPCIARWILHH